In Calypte anna isolate BGI_N300 chromosome Z, bCalAnn1_v1.p, whole genome shotgun sequence, the following are encoded in one genomic region:
- the F2R gene encoding proteinase-activated receptor 1: MGPRVLSALLWALFLLGCPCPPPAAARLDSPYNSSIPSVRSFVFIFPSQQDDPIPIEGDAEDDLEAGSGATNQTASFPREQRTVSVETARYLTSPWLTQFVPSVYTLVLVLSLPLNITAIVVFLKKMKIEKPAVIYMLNLALADVLFVSVLPFKISYHFSGNDWVFGPGMCRFITAAFYCNMYCSVMLMTSISFDRFLAVVYPMQSLGWRTLPRAALICFIIWLVAVAGVMPFLIREQTMKIPTLNITTCHDVLAESELHGYYVHFFSVFSAVFFVVPFIISTVCYICIIRCLSSSTIVAKQNKKTRALFLCVVVFSVFVLCFGPTNVLLLIHYIHFSYDNSLEYLYFAYLLCVCISSISCCIDPFIYYYASSQYQRQLFSLFSCKKAFDPNSSNSTGQSMSTTSRRATCSTNVNNSVYRKLLAVHA; this comes from the exons ATGGGGCCGCGGGTGCTGTCCGCTCTGCTCTGGGCCCTCTTCCTCCTGGGCTGCCCGtgcccgccgcccgccgccgcccgcctgG actCCCCATATAACAGCAGCATACCCAGTGTCAGaagttttgtatttatttttccaagtcaGCAGGATGACCCAATACCTATTGAAGGGGATGCTGAAGATGACTTGGAAGCTGGATCAGGAGCCACCAATCAGACTGCATCATTCCCACGTGAGCAACGAACAGTGTCAGTGGAAACAGCAAGATACCTTACTAGTCCCTGGCTGACACAGTTTGTTCCTTCAGTTTACACCCTAGTGCTTGTGCTTAGTCTCCCCCTGAACATTACAGCAATAGTcgtgtttctgaaaaaaatgaaaattgaaaaacCAGCTGTAATATACATGCTGAACTTGGCCCTTGCAGATGTCCTGTTTGTAAGCGTGCTTCCGTTCAAGATTTCTTATCACTTTTCTGGAAATGACTGGGTTTTTGGACCTGGAATGTGCCGTTTCATCACTGCTGCCTTCTACTGTAACATGTACTGTTCAGTAATGCTTATGACAAGCATAAGTTTCGATCGCTTCTTAGCAGTGGTGTATCCCATGCAGTCCCTCGGGTGGCGCACCTTACCCCGTGCCGCCCTGATTTGTTTCATCATATGGCTTGTAGCAGTAGCAGGGGTTATgcctttcctcatcagagaGCAAACGATGAAAATACCCACGCTAAATATAACGACCTGCCACGATGTGCTAGCAGAATCTGAACTTCACGGCTATTACGTTCATTTCTTCTCAgtcttctctgctgtgttttttgtaGTGCCATTTATAATTTCAACTGTCTGTTACATCTGTATCATTCGATGTCTTAGTTCTTCTACCATcgttgcaaaacaaaataagaagaCACGTGCCTTGTTTTTAtgtgtggttgttttttctgtttttgttctttgctttggACCAACAAATGTCCTCCTATTAATTCACTATATCCATTTTTCTTATGACAATAGCTTAGAGTATCTCTACTTTGCCTATCTACTCTGTGTTTGTATCAGCAGCATCAGCTGTTGCATTGACCCCTTTATTTACTACTATGCTTCTTCTCAGTATCAGAGACAACTTTTCAGTCTCTTCAGTTGTAAAAAGGCTTTTGATCCTAACAGTAGCAACAGCACTGGCCAGTCAATGTCTACTACAAGTAGAAGGGCTACGTGCTCTACTAATGTGAATAATAGTGTCTACAGGAAATTACTAGCAGTGCATGCTTAA